In the genome of Desulfatirhabdium butyrativorans DSM 18734, one region contains:
- a CDS encoding flagellin, producing the protein MALTIRTNLPAEVAQKNLSRSQNALNRSLERLSSGLRINSAKDDAAGMAVSNRFSAQIRGLNQAVRNANDGISMLQTSEGGMQEVTNLLQRMRELAVQASNDTYSQADRASMQAELDQLYSEIDRIATSTQFNGVGLLDGSGGAKSFQIGSDAGQSISVKLQSVRTKDLHLNGYSALGELNSGRLGSSLSASGLTINGVAIDGSTATADTAYTAATNINAKTGQTGVTATAYNTLRGSGGVSGIVNGLKINGMDVAPSGSMEELVANINRDVGGVTAVLNSDGSITLSNDTGKDILIGGTVTNSGLTANRYRGYLSLSDAQKNPIAVTATTDDSNGVKALHQWGFNISNGLDALTGGTVSSNLLSAGDLYINGVDVGATKSASAADKAAAINSVTDKTGVKASAITYQELTVDMTKIASMTASSLTINGSQIDLSSATSLEDVISAITDTVNGINASATEDGKLVLQSASGYTISVYDQLGFTGVTPGDTTAYLGKITLSSETGTDIVISGSAADPTTAAKAGFVEQGGSSEAIGSGLSLMSLANANNAIKRIDEAIDRVSYNRAQLGAVQNRLESTINNLQNVAENFMSANGRITDADFAKETAEMTKNQILSQAGVAMLSQAKQIPQQAIQLLQQ; encoded by the coding sequence ATGGCTTTAACCATTCGAACGAATTTACCGGCAGAAGTGGCCCAGAAAAACCTGAGCCGTTCCCAGAACGCTCTCAACAGAAGTCTGGAGAGGCTTTCTTCCGGGCTCAGAATCAACAGCGCCAAAGACGATGCGGCGGGCATGGCCGTCTCGAACCGTTTCAGCGCCCAGATCCGCGGATTGAACCAGGCTGTCCGGAATGCAAACGACGGCATTTCGATGTTGCAGACATCTGAAGGCGGAATGCAGGAAGTGACCAACCTGCTGCAGCGGATGCGGGAGCTTGCCGTTCAGGCATCCAACGACACCTATTCGCAGGCTGATCGTGCTTCGATGCAGGCAGAGCTGGATCAGCTCTATTCCGAAATCGACCGGATCGCCACATCCACCCAGTTCAACGGTGTGGGGCTGCTGGATGGCTCCGGTGGCGCCAAGAGCTTCCAGATCGGATCGGATGCCGGGCAGAGCATTTCCGTGAAATTGCAAAGTGTTCGGACAAAGGATCTGCATTTGAACGGCTATTCGGCGCTTGGCGAGCTGAACAGCGGGCGGTTGGGTAGCAGCTTAAGTGCAAGCGGCCTGACCATTAATGGTGTGGCGATAGACGGAAGTACAGCAACCGCCGACACGGCCTATACCGCAGCGACCAATATCAATGCCAAGACCGGCCAGACGGGGGTTACGGCAACTGCCTACAATACGCTTCGCGGATCGGGAGGCGTATCCGGTATCGTGAATGGATTAAAGATTAACGGTATGGATGTCGCTCCATCCGGGTCAATGGAAGAACTGGTAGCGAACATAAACCGGGATGTCGGGGGGGTTACTGCCGTTTTGAACAGCGATGGTTCGATCACGCTGAGCAATGATACCGGGAAAGATATTCTCATTGGTGGGACTGTAACGAATTCGGGCTTGACGGCCAATCGATACCGAGGTTATCTCTCCCTGAGTGATGCCCAGAAAAATCCGATCGCTGTAACGGCGACTACCGATGACAGCAATGGCGTGAAAGCGTTGCACCAGTGGGGCTTCAACATTTCGAACGGCCTGGATGCCTTGACAGGTGGAACGGTATCTTCAAACCTTCTGTCTGCCGGGGATCTGTATATCAATGGCGTGGATGTCGGCGCCACGAAGAGCGCCAGCGCAGCGGACAAAGCGGCAGCCATTAACAGTGTGACGGATAAAACGGGGGTCAAGGCGTCGGCGATTACCTATCAAGAGCTGACAGTCGATATGACCAAAATCGCAAGTATGACTGCTTCAAGTTTGACAATCAACGGAAGCCAGATTGATCTGAGCAGCGCAACATCTTTGGAAGATGTCATTTCAGCGATTACCGATACCGTGAACGGTATCAATGCATCGGCTACGGAAGATGGCAAACTCGTTCTGCAATCGGCATCCGGCTACACCATCAGCGTTTATGATCAATTGGGCTTTACTGGAGTTACACCAGGGGATACGACCGCTTATCTCGGGAAGATTACACTGAGCTCTGAGACCGGTACCGATATTGTAATCAGCGGATCGGCCGCAGATCCGACCACGGCGGCGAAAGCCGGTTTTGTGGAGCAGGGTGGCAGCAGCGAGGCGATCGGGTCCGGTTTGAGCCTCATGAGCTTGGCCAATGCCAACAATGCGATCAAGCGGATCGATGAGGCGATTGACCGGGTCTCATACAACCGGGCGCAGCTCGGTGCGGTGCAAAACCGGCTGGAATCCACCATCAACAACCTGCAGAACGTGGCGGAAAACTTCATGTCGGCCAACGGTCGGATTACGGATGCCGATTTTGCGAAGGAAACGGCGGAAATGACGAAAAACCAAATCCTGTCTCAGGCGGGTGTCGCCATGCTCTCGCAGGCCAAACAAATCCCGCAGCAGGCCATTCAGCTCCTGCAGCAGTAA
- a CDS encoding Uma2 family endonuclease translates to MKAVRKFDEKRYSYADYLQWHDEERYELIDGEPVLMSPAPNRAHQTISRNLEYHIFSFLQDRSCHVFDAPFDVRLEPHPIPDEASFHVVQPDIVVVCDPAKLDDHGCIGAPDWVIEIVSPSTASKDHIIKRQLYEQFGVREYWIVQPLDKILLVYRLLADGKYGKPDVYCSEDAVTVGILPELKIDLREVFRDLPS, encoded by the coding sequence ATGAAAGCGGTACGTAAGTTCGACGAAAAAAGATACAGCTATGCGGATTACCTGCAGTGGCATGACGAAGAACGCTACGAATTGATCGACGGTGAGCCCGTTCTCATGTCTCCCGCACCCAATCGCGCCCATCAAACCATTTCAAGAAATCTGGAATATCATATTTTTTCTTTCCTGCAGGATAGGTCATGCCACGTATTTGATGCTCCTTTCGATGTTCGCCTCGAACCACACCCCATACCCGACGAAGCTTCCTTCCATGTCGTCCAACCCGATATCGTGGTTGTCTGCGATCCTGCCAAACTCGACGATCATGGCTGCATCGGCGCTCCGGACTGGGTAATCGAGATTGTCTCCCCATCAACTGCATCGAAAGACCATATCATTAAACGCCAATTGTATGAACAGTTCGGTGTTCGGGAATACTGGATCGTGCAGCCGCTCGACAAGATCCTTCTGGTGTATCGCCTGCTGGCTGACGGGAAATACGGAAAACCGGATGTGTATTGCAGTGAAGATGCCGTTACGGTGGGAATTCTGCCAGAATTGAAGATCGATTTGCGGGAGGTGTTCAGGGATTTGCCATCATAG
- a CDS encoding flagellin, which translates to MAMAINTNIPSLNAQRNLVKNQAALNKSLQRLSSGLRINSAKDDAAGLAISTRFTAQIRGLDQAVRNSNDGISLLQTSEGAMQEVTNILMRMRELAVQASNDTNTSSDRASLQREVDQLYTEIDRIAGSTQFNGINLLDGTGGTKQFQIGANAGQTISVTLGSVKTRDLNLNGYSGLGELNSGRVAGDFSGSGLTINGVAIDGATAATSTNNTAFVAATQINKKTTDTGVTATAYNTYRGGAGSGITGTGLTINGDTVTSAGSMQGLVENINRDVAGVTATLNSDGTISLSNDTGKEINIEGDVTNTGFATGTYQGYLSLKSADGAAISITATSTNSALQKWGFNASAGSTTVTGGAVTTNSLKAGDLVINGVSIGDSTGSSAGDKASAINEKTAQTGVRAEAVTTKAFQVTTNMGTASSITINGTSVDLSSSTTLSAAVEKINTSVKGVQASLDNTGKLVLTSVSGLDITVTDADTNKFFMLSGTGSSTETVYGTITLTSQTGADVIIGGKNEAYAGFVEQGGSSDAVGSGLSVMTIANAGNAIKRIDDALNKVSTNRGELGAVQNRLDSTISNLMNVSENLSAANGRIVDADFAAETANMTKSQILSQAGVAMLAQAKQLPQQVLSLLQ; encoded by the coding sequence ATGGCTATGGCAATCAACACCAATATCCCTTCTCTGAACGCTCAGAGAAACCTCGTCAAGAACCAGGCCGCTCTCAACAAATCCCTTCAGCGTTTATCTTCCGGTCTTCGCATCAACAGCGCCAAAGACGACGCGGCCGGGCTCGCCATTTCCACTCGCTTTACCGCTCAGATCAGAGGGTTGGACCAGGCCGTCCGAAATTCGAATGACGGCATTTCGCTGCTGCAGACCTCGGAAGGCGCCATGCAGGAAGTCACCAATATTCTGATGCGCATGCGGGAGCTTGCGGTTCAGGCATCCAATGACACCAACACGTCATCCGATAGAGCGTCTCTGCAGAGGGAAGTCGATCAGCTTTACACGGAAATCGACCGGATAGCCGGTTCGACCCAGTTCAACGGGATCAATCTGCTGGATGGAACGGGCGGGACCAAGCAATTCCAGATCGGCGCAAATGCAGGTCAAACGATATCGGTCACCCTTGGCAGTGTGAAGACTCGGGATTTGAATTTGAACGGATACTCCGGTCTTGGAGAACTGAACAGTGGTCGTGTAGCAGGGGATTTTAGTGGTAGCGGATTGACCATCAACGGCGTGGCGATCGATGGAGCTACCGCAGCCACCAGTACAAACAATACGGCGTTTGTAGCGGCAACCCAAATTAACAAGAAAACCACGGATACGGGTGTAACGGCGACAGCCTACAACACGTATCGCGGAGGCGCCGGATCGGGAATTACGGGTACCGGATTGACGATCAACGGGGATACAGTGACATCTGCCGGCAGTATGCAAGGTTTGGTGGAGAACATCAACCGGGATGTCGCAGGGGTGACGGCGACGCTGAATTCGGATGGGACCATCTCGCTCAGCAATGACACCGGAAAGGAGATCAACATTGAGGGGGATGTGACCAATACCGGATTTGCTACAGGGACTTATCAAGGCTATCTCTCACTGAAGAGTGCAGATGGTGCAGCTATTTCCATTACGGCTACCAGCACGAACTCAGCGCTTCAGAAATGGGGATTCAATGCTTCGGCGGGTTCAACAACAGTGACCGGTGGGGCGGTGACAACCAACAGTCTGAAGGCGGGAGATTTGGTGATCAACGGGGTGTCTATTGGCGATTCGACCGGATCGAGCGCCGGAGATAAGGCTTCTGCCATCAATGAGAAAACCGCACAGACGGGTGTACGGGCGGAAGCGGTGACGACGAAGGCCTTTCAGGTCACAACCAACATGGGGACAGCCAGCTCCATAACGATCAATGGAACTTCCGTTGATCTGAGTAGCTCTACAACATTGAGTGCTGCAGTGGAGAAGATCAACACCAGCGTAAAAGGCGTTCAGGCAAGCCTGGATAATACCGGGAAACTGGTGCTGACATCTGTGTCCGGTTTGGATATTACGGTTACGGATGCCGATACGAATAAATTTTTCATGTTATCGGGTACGGGCAGTTCAACCGAAACGGTTTACGGCACCATCACGCTAACCTCCCAGACCGGTGCTGACGTGATTATTGGCGGCAAGAACGAGGCGTATGCCGGATTTGTGGAGCAGGGGGGCAGCTCGGATGCTGTAGGCTCGGGCCTCAGTGTGATGACCATCGCTAACGCAGGCAATGCCATCAAGAGGATTGACGATGCCTTGAACAAGGTTTCGACAAACCGGGGTGAGTTGGGTGCAGTCCAGAACCGGCTGGATTCGACGATCTCGAACCTGATGAATGTTTCCGAGAATCTCTCGGCAGCCAACGGCCGGATCGTGGATGCGGACTTCGCGGCGGAAACAGCCAACATGACCAAGTCCCAGATTCTGTCCCAGGCCGGTGTGGCCATGCTCGCCCAGGCCAAACAACTGCCGCAACAGGTGCTCTCGCTGCTGCAGTAA
- the fliD gene encoding flagellar filament capping protein FliD — protein sequence MGFSVSGLVSGLDTESIISKLMDIEKKPITLLQQQEASYSVKLSAYGQLKGLLSGLRSAARNLDSPSDITTYAAASSNSAVLTADAETSAVKGTYSITVQSVADVQKLKSQGFGATEAIGEGTIHLKLGSGTSTDIAVGASDTIGSIASKINDQKLGITASVISDGTQSYLTLTSQKTGEANVIDLTVTEAGTSDPADPLNLDTTGLSRLVYQKGATENLTQTQAAADALLSVDGVDNIKRSSNTIDDVIPGVTLYLHDKAPSDPLKLTISRSDNLLTSRVNAFIDAYNQLADYLKQAQLYDPATKETGSLFADATTRNIDTTVKGLIARTVPGGTSGFSRLAELGITTNDDGHLEMNSATFSARLSENFDAVSSFFTKLDTGAEGFAVKVGNTVDSMLSATNGILTTRTDGVQKSIDSLEAQITRLNDRATNTQDRLKKQFTSLEVVLGQYQGLSDSLTQQLSALENLNSAVSKK from the coding sequence ATGGGCTTTTCAGTGAGTGGACTGGTTTCCGGCCTGGATACGGAATCGATCATCAGCAAACTGATGGATATCGAAAAAAAGCCGATTACCCTGCTGCAACAGCAGGAGGCGTCCTACAGCGTCAAGCTTTCCGCTTACGGCCAGTTGAAAGGACTGTTGTCTGGCCTGAGAAGCGCCGCCCGAAACCTGGACAGCCCGAGCGATATCACCACGTATGCGGCCGCATCGAGCAATTCGGCCGTGCTGACCGCGGATGCCGAGACATCGGCGGTGAAAGGGACTTACAGCATTACCGTGCAGAGTGTCGCCGACGTTCAGAAACTCAAAAGCCAGGGCTTCGGTGCAACGGAGGCGATCGGCGAGGGGACCATCCATCTGAAGCTGGGCTCGGGAACATCGACGGATATTGCCGTTGGTGCATCCGATACCATCGGCAGCATCGCATCGAAGATCAATGACCAAAAGCTCGGGATTACGGCGTCGGTCATCAGCGACGGAACGCAGTCCTACCTGACCCTGACGAGTCAGAAAACAGGCGAAGCCAATGTCATCGATTTGACGGTGACGGAGGCCGGCACCTCGGATCCGGCGGATCCGCTGAATCTCGATACGACAGGCCTGTCCCGGCTGGTGTATCAGAAAGGCGCAACGGAAAACCTTACCCAGACCCAGGCGGCGGCGGATGCGCTGCTTTCGGTCGATGGCGTGGACAACATCAAACGATCTTCCAACACCATCGACGATGTCATCCCGGGTGTTACCCTCTATCTTCACGACAAGGCGCCGAGCGACCCGCTGAAGCTGACCATTTCGAGAAGCGATAACCTGCTGACGAGCCGGGTCAATGCCTTTATCGATGCCTACAACCAGTTGGCCGATTATCTGAAGCAGGCGCAATTGTATGATCCGGCGACAAAAGAGACCGGATCGCTGTTTGCCGACGCCACAACCCGAAACATCGATACGACCGTCAAGGGCCTCATCGCAAGGACCGTTCCGGGGGGAACCTCCGGTTTCAGCCGACTGGCGGAGTTGGGGATCACCACAAACGATGACGGTCATCTTGAAATGAATTCAGCGACATTCAGTGCCAGGCTTTCTGAAAATTTCGATGCCGTATCTTCTTTTTTTACAAAGCTCGACACCGGCGCCGAAGGGTTTGCGGTAAAAGTGGGGAATACGGTCGATTCGATGCTGAGCGCGACAAACGGTATCCTGACGACCCGAACGGATGGGGTGCAGAAATCGATCGACAGTCTCGAGGCGCAGATTACGCGACTCAATGATCGGGCAACCAATACACAGGATCGGCTCAAGAAGCAATTTACATCGCTTGAAGTGGTTTTAGGACAATATCAGGGGCTTTCGGATTCACTGACCCAGCAGCTTTCGGCTCTGGAAAACCTGAACAGTGCGGTTTCGAAAAAATAG
- the fliS gene encoding flagellar export chaperone FliS: MAYAGLGAYSKVATAVESKERILLKLLEGAIRFLGFARNGLELENPRIKGESISRVIDILTELDCALDREVGGELAQNLSALYRYMMYRLTIANLRNDAGILDEVETVIAQIKEGFEGAMNQRPAAPAASAAASAYAQPTKGLSVAA, encoded by the coding sequence ATGGCATACGCAGGGTTGGGTGCATACAGCAAAGTGGCTACGGCAGTGGAGAGCAAGGAGCGGATCTTGTTGAAGCTTCTGGAAGGAGCCATTCGTTTTCTGGGTTTCGCCCGAAACGGTCTGGAGCTTGAAAACCCCAGAATCAAGGGTGAGAGCATCTCCCGGGTGATCGATATTCTGACGGAACTGGACTGCGCGCTTGACCGGGAAGTCGGTGGAGAGCTTGCCCAGAATCTTTCCGCGCTGTATCGGTACATGATGTACCGGTTGACGATTGCCAATCTGCGGAACGATGCGGGCATTCTCGATGAAGTGGAAACAGTGATTGCACAGATCAAGGAAGGATTCGAAGGGGCCATGAATCAGCGGCCCGCAGCGCCTGCGGCATCTGCAGCAGCCAGCGCCTATGCCCAGCCCACGAAGGGATTGAGTGTTGCGGCATGA
- a CDS encoding flagellar protein FlaG has product MEAIQVTRTQRYQTGFTDVLNLGYPQGSNQQNPKVDPVEKISAIQAQQENAKNSDRDQALQQLRDKLGQNLDKLQSVGLQFTQHKGTGRTVIRVVEEKTGKVIREIPEESFLDVVAKLDQMIGILFDKQA; this is encoded by the coding sequence ATGGAAGCGATTCAAGTTACCAGAACACAGCGGTATCAGACCGGTTTTACGGATGTGCTGAACCTTGGCTATCCCCAGGGTTCAAACCAGCAGAATCCGAAAGTCGATCCTGTGGAAAAAATTTCGGCGATTCAGGCTCAGCAGGAGAACGCCAAAAATTCCGATCGGGATCAAGCATTACAGCAATTGAGAGACAAACTCGGACAAAACCTCGATAAATTGCAAAGCGTTGGCCTGCAGTTTACCCAGCACAAGGGAACGGGCAGGACGGTGATCCGGGTGGTGGAGGAGAAAACCGGGAAGGTCATCCGGGAAATTCCAGAGGAGAGTTTTCTCGATGTGGTGGCGAAACTGGATCAGATGATCGGTATCCTCTTCGACAAGCAGGCATGA
- a CDS encoding HDOD domain-containing protein, with the protein MVPQHLKKIIQRIHDLPTLPRTILKISELVNNPKTSARDLAKVITDDQVLTARLLKLVNSSFYGFPQKISTVTAAIVLLGFDAIRNLLLTTSVFDLFSSKYRENKQLQESFWDHSLGCAIGAKVIGGFLRNEQIEELFVAGLLHDIGKIVELMFMPQEFQNAIEKTRTEPLVIYQAEEQVLGFTHTEVGQLLAEKWNLPPKLITIIAEHHHPDQNGRYFQETAIIHIADIFCRALGLGSGGDERMPPLDADVWAQFQFSSQVIDHLLQEIDNAFHDISWVMNATSRK; encoded by the coding sequence ATGGTACCCCAACATCTTAAGAAAATCATCCAGCGCATTCATGATCTTCCAACACTGCCCCGCACGATTCTCAAGATTTCAGAACTGGTCAACAACCCCAAAACCTCTGCAAGGGATTTGGCCAAAGTCATCACGGACGACCAGGTTCTGACCGCAAGACTGCTCAAGCTCGTCAATTCCTCCTTCTACGGATTCCCCCAAAAAATATCGACGGTTACCGCTGCCATCGTTCTGCTGGGATTCGATGCCATTCGCAATCTGCTGCTGACGACTTCCGTGTTCGATCTGTTTTCCAGCAAATATCGGGAGAACAAGCAATTGCAGGAGAGCTTCTGGGACCATTCTCTCGGGTGTGCCATCGGCGCCAAGGTAATCGGCGGATTTTTGCGCAACGAGCAGATCGAGGAGCTTTTTGTGGCCGGGCTGCTCCACGATATCGGCAAGATCGTCGAACTGATGTTCATGCCTCAGGAATTTCAAAACGCCATTGAGAAGACGCGTACCGAGCCCCTGGTCATCTATCAGGCGGAAGAACAGGTCCTCGGCTTCACCCATACGGAAGTGGGGCAACTGCTTGCCGAAAAATGGAATCTCCCGCCGAAGCTGATCACGATCATTGCGGAACACCACCATCCCGATCAAAACGGACGATATTTTCAGGAAACGGCAATCATCCATATCGCCGATATTTTCTGCCGGGCTTTGGGGCTCGGCTCGGGAGGGGATGAACGCATGCCGCCGCTCGACGCGGATGTGTGGGCGCAATTCCAGTTTTCGTCGCAGGTGATCGATCATTTGCTCCAGGAGATTGACAACGCGTTTCACGATATCAGTTGGGTGATGAATGCCACGAGTCGAAAATGA
- a CDS encoding GAF domain-containing sensor histidine kinase: MSDERLDNLEKGYHAILEFVDRMEEISQLQDRVDITSNISQIWKVFLEEIRRVLRMDGCVLFLVDDATQEFVLKNAAPLGIGETAKSEVDLQIECGMFAWVIKRRKPALVPALAFKNNKTLVMLPLVTIRHILGMVVIVTSVDESLITHENMRLLGMLAKQWALVMENFLLYDRLRQEHEFFQRAQHQILQAEKMASIGRLTAGASHEILNPLNILSGNVQLLQMMIDPSDEKKKRYLDVVQEQVERIAGIINSLYRFSRPTESKQGLFSVNEVIGRVVNLFDHEKRHDHIQWNLRLAEHLPQVQGNPDSIAQVFVILFSNARDAMPNGGTLEVETQLVRDEEGGLDGNAKGHLSIRISDTGIGIPEEHIRKIFDPFFTTKTQGNGTGLGLSVAYGIIQEHGGSITVESKPNQGSTFTMTLPLP, translated from the coding sequence ATGAGTGATGAACGATTGGACAATCTGGAGAAAGGGTATCATGCCATTCTGGAGTTCGTGGACAGAATGGAAGAGATATCCCAGCTCCAGGACAGGGTGGATATTACCTCCAACATCAGTCAGATATGGAAGGTGTTTCTGGAGGAAATCCGGCGTGTTCTGCGGATGGATGGGTGTGTTCTGTTCCTTGTGGACGATGCGACCCAGGAATTTGTTCTGAAAAACGCGGCACCCTTGGGTATTGGCGAAACGGCGAAAAGCGAAGTCGATCTTCAGATTGAATGCGGCATGTTTGCATGGGTGATCAAGCGCAGAAAACCGGCGCTGGTCCCGGCTCTGGCTTTCAAGAACAACAAAACCCTCGTGATGTTGCCGCTGGTGACCATCCGCCACATCCTGGGGATGGTTGTCATTGTGACATCGGTGGATGAAAGCCTGATCACCCATGAAAACATGCGGCTTCTCGGCATGTTGGCCAAACAGTGGGCGCTGGTGATGGAGAACTTTCTGCTCTACGACAGGTTGAGGCAAGAGCACGAGTTTTTTCAACGAGCGCAGCATCAGATCCTGCAGGCCGAGAAAATGGCGTCCATCGGGAGGTTGACGGCTGGGGCTTCCCATGAAATACTCAACCCGCTCAATATCCTCTCCGGTAACGTGCAGTTGCTGCAGATGATGATTGACCCATCGGATGAAAAAAAGAAACGCTATCTCGATGTCGTTCAGGAGCAAGTCGAACGGATTGCAGGCATCATCAACAGTCTGTATCGATTCTCCAGACCCACCGAGTCGAAGCAGGGCCTGTTTTCCGTCAACGAAGTGATTGGACGGGTGGTCAATCTGTTCGATCATGAAAAACGGCATGATCATATCCAGTGGAATTTGCGGCTGGCGGAGCATCTGCCGCAGGTTCAGGGGAATCCGGATTCCATCGCTCAGGTTTTCGTCATTTTGTTTTCCAACGCGCGGGATGCCATGCCGAACGGGGGAACCCTGGAAGTCGAAACCCAATTGGTTCGTGATGAAGAGGGCGGACTCGATGGAAATGCCAAAGGACATCTTTCCATCCGAATATCGGATACGGGAATCGGGATACCGGAGGAACATATCCGGAAAATCTTCGATCCGTTCTTTACGACAAAAACACAGGGAAACGGGACAGGTCTCGGGCTTTCTGTCGCTTACGGTATCATCCAGGAACATGGCGGCAGTATAACGGTGGAAAGCAAACCGAATCAGGGATCGACATTTACGATGACCTTGCCGCTGCCGTGA